A single window of Larimichthys crocea isolate SSNF chromosome XII, L_crocea_2.0, whole genome shotgun sequence DNA harbors:
- the tecpr1b gene encoding tectonin beta-propeller repeat-containing protein 1: MPITLIWAVDVYGRVYSLSTAGQRWERADDMLLELKRVTAGKGRCWGIGCDHHVYLNMMPSETPIRYREETYENQRWNPVDSFTDTLLPTDRWPWSDVTGMNPQPLHSFKLPSRSWEWEGDWYVDQTCGGEPSQTGGWEYAVDFPANFSPDKKWNSCVRRRRWIRYRRYIAQGTWAKIPLDNPRKPPLPLCDISCGGWEMSDQSGKYPYLWGVSQQGQVWFREGIHPRVPEGSGWEEVEVPKEVAQLSAGPGDLLWALLWDGNLLVRTGLSLDSPTGTSWGEVESPGKEIEALHVAVGVSVVWVITKDYKVWFRRGVNSHNPCGSGWISIGGEMMMVDVGLNDQVWAVGEDRGLYFRMGVTPTEPSGNGWIPVSAQWGNNKEVVPPRNEFSGQLTEASQGSVLSCTDSDSEIGPSDPEKSSNETPVVEAAASSVVPLGGADTPSPPLKTEDTPSAPQQDAPKPFIPASDSFINSLVSDRDKTTTPQPSIAELPQEEVEESAPAQILPTPEAVGHDVPWMNVDLEGAEAARSAQAGARLSLSDGSAAATYALGTLETSQGVGEEDGPVWTWISGGGCDVDAERSSQISWLSPTGPLTSSLSLTPVQSAAWSEQQQQEHREEISKKPLERSNSVWMRKGALRWWRDWKPQRWVDVSVALEQSTRSDGRKDSIFFVYYTQYDEKKYLHVFINEVTALVPVLWDCHYAFAVYTAQRTKQRWPLVLAAQTEKDMNDWLSLLCDCCCECRGITGPPSRQALWSTTSKGDVMIHEPSFSLEATANTLACDLMFWRQVPGHLRCVESNSLGVVWGIGWDSTAWVYSGHCGQQPNPGDAAQTHQQTDVRSVHVYENQRWNPMTGYTDKGLPTDRPMWSDESGLKECTKGNTHPPSPQWSWVSEWAVDYNVSGGADKEGWQYAADFPVTFHGHKTMKDFVRRRRWTRKCKITLRSPWQQVPPITLSDISLMPCLAQSRMEQIPVWALSDKGDVLCRLGVSPQNPAGSSWLHVGTDQPFKSISIGGANQVWAIAKDGAVFYRGSVSPQNPAGECWYHIPSPPRQTLRQLSVGRTSVFAVDENSNLWYRQGLTPSYPQGSAWELNSNNVTKVSVGPLDQVWIIADGVPGFPAEAPGAVCHRVGVGPMQPKGQSWDYGIGGGWEHISVRGNSAEAPRPPHPPTVGSPRSPLAQRPPTQVNGNVVGV; the protein is encoded by the exons GAGCGCGCAGACGAcatgctgctggagctgaagcgcGTCACTGCGGGGAAGGGGCGCTGCTGGGGCATCGGCTGTGACCACCATGTTTACCTCAACATGATGCCCAGCGAGACCCCCATCCGCTATCGGGAGGAGACTTATGAAAACCAG AGGTGGAACCCAGTGGACAGCTTCACCGACACGCTGCTGCCCACCGACCGCTGGCCGTGGAGCGACGTGACCGGGATGAATCCTCAACCACTCCACAGCTTTAAGCTGCCCTCCCGCAGCTGGGAGTGGGAGGGGGACTGGTATGTGGATCAGACCTGTGGAGGAGAACCCAGCCAGACTGGA GGTTGGGAGTATGCGGTAGATTTCCCGGCCAACTTCTCCCCGGACAAGAAGTGGAACTCTTGTGTTCGTCGCAGGCGGTGGATCCGCTACAGGAGATATATAGCACAAGGCACCTGGGCAAAG ATCCCTCTGGACAATCCCAGGAAGCCCCCGCTGCCGCTCTGTGACATAAGCTGTGGTGGTTGGGAGATGAGTGACCAGTCTGGAAAGTATCCCTACCTCTGGGGTGTGTCTCAACAAGGACAG GTGTGGTTCAGGGAGGGCATCCACCCTCGGGTCCCAGAGGGCTCCGGCTGGGAGGAGGTAGAGGTGCCCAAAGAGGTGGCTCAGTTATCCGCCGGCCCCGGAGACCTGCTGTGGGCTTTACTCTGGGATGGGAACCTGCTGGTCCGTACTGGCCTCAGCCTGGACAGCCCGACTG GCACATCGTGGGGGGAGGTGGAATCACCAGGGAAGGAGATTGAAGCGCTTCATGTGGCTGTTGGAGTCAGCGTGGTCTGGGTGATCACTAAAGACTATAAG GTGTGGTTCAGGCGTGGTGTCAACTCCCACAACCCTTGTGGCTCCGGCTGGATCAGCATCGGAGgagagatgatgatggtggatgTAGGACTCAATGACCAG gTGTGGGCGGTAGGTGAGGACCGCGGCCTGTATTTCAGAATGGGTGTGACCCCGACTGAACCAAGTGGGAACGGTTGGATTCCTGTTTCGGCCCAATGGGGAAACAATAAAGAGGTTGTTCCACCCAG gaatgaGTTTAGTGGCCAGCTGACTGAGGCCTCACAGGGCTCAGTTCTGAGCTGCACCGACTCAGACTCAGAGATAGGTCCATCTGACCCAGAAAAAAGCTCTAATGAAACCCCGGTCGTGGAGGCAGCCGCCTCCTCCGTGGTCCCTTTAGGGGGAGCCGACACACCTTCACCTCCCCTGAAAACAGAGGATACTCCGTCAGCCCCCCAGCAGGATGCTCCCAAACCCTTCATCCCCGCCAGCGACAGCTTCATCAACAGCCTGGTCTCAGACCGCGACAAAACTACCACACCCCAGCCGTCCATCGCAGAGCTACCGCAGGAAGAAGTCGAGGAGTCGGCCCCAGCTCAGATACTCCCAACCCCTGAGGCTGTAGGACATGACGTCCCCTGGATGAACGTGGATCTAGAGGGGGCAGAAGCGGCTCGAAGTGCCCAGGCAGGGGCGAGGCTATCTCTGAGCGATGGCAGTGCTGCTGCTACCTACGCCCTGGGGACTCTGGAGACCTCTCAGGGTGTTGGAGAAGAGGACGGGCCGGTGTGGACCTGGATCTCCGGTGGAGGTTGCGATGTGGACGCAGAGCGGAGTTCACAGATCAGCTGGCTCAGTCCCACAG GTCCTCTCACCAGCTCCCTGTCACTGACTCCAGTACAGTCAGCAGCCTGGAGCGAACAGCAACAGCaggaacacagagaggagatcAGCAAGAAACCACTGGAGAGAAGCAAC TCGGTGTGGATGCGTAAAGGTGCGTTGCGCTGGTGGAGAGACTGGAAGCCTCAGCGTTGGGTAGATGTCAGCGTTGCTCTCGAACAGTCCACCAGGTCTGACGGCAGGAAGGACAGCATTTTCTTTGTCTACTACACCCAGTACGATGAGAAGAAG TACCTTCATGTGTTTATAAATGAAGTGACAGCGCTGGTTCCCGTGCTCTGGGACTGCCACTATGCCTTCGCTGTGTACACGGCTCAAAGGACCAAACAGAGGTGGCCTCTGGTTCTGGCAGCACAAACTGAAAAGGACATGAACGACTGg CTGAGTCTGTTGTGTGACTGTTGCTGTGAGTGTCGAGGGATCACAGGTCCACCATCCAGGCAGGCCCTGTGGTCCACAACCTCGAAGGGGGACGTCATGATCCATGAGCCGTCCTTCTCCTTGGAGGCAACCGCAAACACACTGGCCTGTGACCTCAT GTTCTGGCGACAGGTCCCGGGTCACCTGCGCTGTGTAGAGTCTAACAGTCTGGGTGTGGTGTGGGGCATCGGGTGGGACAGCACCGCCTGGGTCTACAGCGGGCACTGTGGGCAACAGCCCAACCCGG GAGACGCAGCTCAGACGCACCAGCAGACCGATGTCAGGAGTGTTCACGTGTATGAGAATCAAAGATGGAACCCCATGACAGGATACACAGACAA AGGACTTCCTACAGATCGCCCAATGTGGAGTGATGAGAGCGGACTGAAGGAGTGCACCAAAGGCAACACACACCCGCCCTCTCCTCAGTGGTCCTGG GTGTCAGAGTGGGCTGTGGACTACAACGTCTCTGGAGGGGCAGACAAAGAAGGCTGGCAGTATGCTGCAGACTTCCCTGT GACGTTTCACGGCCACAAAACCATGAAAGACTTTGTGAGGCGAAGAAGGTGGACGAG GAAGTGCAAGATCACGCTGAGAAGTCCATGGCAGCAGGTCCCACCCATTACTCTGAGTGACATCTCTCTGATGCCATGCCTGGCACAGAGCAGGATGGAGCAGATCCCAGTCTGGGCGCTCAGTGATAAGGGAGATGTTTTGTGTCGTCTAGGAGTCAGCCCCCAAAACCCTGCG GGCAGCTCCTGGCTACACGTGGGCACAGATCAACCGTTCAAGTCTATCTCCATCGGCGGAGCCAACCAGGTGTGGGCCATTGCCAAGGACGGAGCTGTGTTCTACCGAGGATCTGTTTCCCCACAAAACCCAGCAG GTGAATGCTGGTACCACATCCCGTCTCCCCCACGACAGACTCTCAGACAGCTGTCTGTTGGACGGACCTCCGTCTTTGCTGTGGATGAAAACA GTAACTTGTGGTACAGACAGGGTCTCACCCCTAGCTACCCTCAGGGGTCCGCCTGGGAGCTCAATTCTAACAATGTCACCAAGGTTTCTGTGGGACCGCTGGACCAG GTATGGATCATAGCGGATGGAGTTCCAGGGTTCCCTGCTGAGGCACCTGGAGCCGTCTGCCACAGGGTGGGGGTGGGACCCATGCAACCTAAGGGCCAGTCGTGGGACTATGGCATAGGG GGAGGATGGGAGCACATCAGTGTGAGAGGGAACTCAGCAGAGGCTCCTCGCCCCCCTCACCCTCCTACTGTCGGATCCCCACGCAGCCCGCTGGCACAGCGACCTCCGACACAAGTGAACGGGAACGTTGTGGGTGTGTAG